TCGCGGACGTCGATCAGCTCGAAGTCCTTGCCCGCGTCCATCATGTCCTTGAGCTCGTCGACGGTGATCGTCGAGCCCGCGGCCGCCTCCTGGGCCTCGACCGAGACCACGCCGCAGAAGGCCTCGTAGTCGATGAGCCCGGTGATCGGCTCGCCCTCGGGGTCCTTGCGCACCTTGATCGTGCGGAAGGTCATCTCCAGGGCGTCGTAGACCATGAGCCGGCCGAGCAGCGTCTCGCCGATGCCGGTGATCAGCTTGACCGCCTCGGTGGCCTGGATGGCGCCGACGGTCGCGCACAGGACGCCGAGCACGCCGCCCTCGGCGCAGGAGGGCACCATGCCGGGCGGCGGGGGCACCGGGTAGAGGTCGCGGTAGTTGGGCCCGTGCTCGTTCCAGAAGACCGAGACCTGGCCGTCGAAGCGGTAGATCGACCCCCAGACGTAGGGCTTGCCCAGCAGCACGCACGCGTCGTTGACCAGGTAGCGCGTGGCGAAGTTGTCGGTGCCGTCGACGATCAGGTCGTACTCGCCGAAGATCTCCAGCACGTTGTCGCTGTCGAGCCGCGTCTCGTGCAGCCGGACGTCGACCAGCGGGTTGATCTCCTCGATCGAGTCACGCGCGCTCTCGGCCTTCGACCGGCCGACGTCGGACTGCCCGTGGATGATCTGCCGCTGCAGGTTGGACTCGTCGACGACGTCGAACTCGACGATGCCCAGCGTGCCCACGCCGGCCGCGGCCAGGTACATGAGCACCGGGGAGCCGAGGCCGCCGGCGCCGACGGCGAGCACCTTGGCGTTCTTGAGCCGCTTCTGCCCGTCCATCCCGACGTCCGGGATGATCAGGTGGCGGCTGTAGCGGCGGACCTCGTCGATCGACAGGTCCGCGGCGGGCTCCACCAGGGGTGGCAGGGACACGCTTGCTCCTCAGGTCTCGACCAGCGGCCCCGGCGGGGCCTGCGTTCCTCCGCACAACAGGGTGGCAGCTCCGCTGATTCCCCTAGCCGAGGAGGTCCCGGCGGGCGTACCCGGCGATCCCGACCACAGCGAGGACGCCGGCGACGACCAGCATCCCGACGGTCCCGGCGACGTCGGCCGGCTCGGCGGGGACGGCCGCCAGGTGGGCGAACGGCGAGACCTCCCGGACCCAGGCCGGCCAGCCGAAGCTGTCGGCGAGCACCAGGAGCAGGTAGCCGCCCGCGGCCGGCAGGACCCCCACGGCGAGGACGGCCGAGGGCACCCACCCCAGCGCGAGCAGCGCCGCGCCCAGGCACAGCAGGGCGACGGGGACGACGGACAGCGCGCCGCGCAGCGCCTCCCCGAGGCCGAGGCCGGCGCCGACCCAGGTCGCACCCGCCCACGTGGCCGCGCCCGCGACGGCGGCCACCAGCACGCTGCCGGCGGCGACCACCGCGGCCTCCCAGCTCGCCCAGCGCACCCGGGACACCGGCCGCGAGTACAGCAGCGTGAGCCGGGACGCCGCCTCGTCGGCCGCGACGGCCGCCACCCGCCCGGCCGCATACGCGCCCACCGGCACGGCCAGCAGCGAGAACAGCGACGCGGCGTAGCCCTGCACGGAGGCCAGCCGCGCGAACCCGGCCGCGGCGGCCAGCTGCGCGAAGGCGGGGTTGTCCCGCAGGAAGTCCAGCATCGCCGTGGCCAGCAGCCCGATGAGCAGGAAGTAGGCGGCCACGCCGGCCGACCAGGTCGCCGTCGGCCGGCGGGTGCGGTGCACGGCCAGACCGGGCAGGGACCTGAGCAGCCGGCTCGGCGCCCGGGGGTGGTCGCGGCCCTGCCAGCGTCCGGTGCCGAGGTCCCGGGACCCGGCGAGGGCCAGGGCCGCCACGGACACGACGGCGACCTGCGCGGCGAGCACGAGCAGCGGCGCCACCCGGTCCCCGGCGTAGGGCGCCACCCGCCCGGCCAGCCCGAAGGGGCTCAGCCACTGCAGCCAGGCCAGTGCCGGCACGCCGTCGCCGACCATGCGGGCGAGCAGGCCGGCCAGGAGGACCGCGACGGCGAGCCCGGAGGCGCTGCGGCGCTCGGGCAGCAGCTGGGCGGCGAGGACGCCTAGGGCGCCGCCGGCCATCGCCGTGCCGCCGACCAGCGCCCCGAAGAGGACGGCGCCGGTGGCCGCGGTGCCGGCGAGCAGCACGCCGAGGGTCACGGCCGCACCCACGAGCGCTCCCGCCCCCAGGACGACGGCCAGCGCGCGGCGCACCAGGGCGCCCAGGCGGACGCGCCCGGCGAGCAGCAGCTCGGCCCGCCCGGCGTCCTCCTCGCCGCGGGTGACGCGGGTGGCGGCGAGCGCGGCCCAGACGCCGACCAGGACGGCGAGCACCGTGCCGGTGCGCCAGACCGTGAACCCGCCCGGGTCGTCCAGGGCCACCGGGGGGCCGAACAGCGTGCGGATGGCCGGGTTCTCCGCCAGCGCGGCCAGCGAGTCGGCGCCGATCGCGCCGCTGAAGGTGCGCTCGTACTCCTGCGCGACGAAGCCGGCGAGCCCGCCGCAGACCACGGCGACGACGACCGTGCCGCGGCGCAGCTGCCGCACCAGCCCGACGGTGACGGCGGCGCCGGCCCGCCCGGGCGCCGGCCGCCCGGTGGACGGCGCGGTGCGCGGCGGGGTCCGGGTGGTCACGCCGCGGCCCGGCCGTAGTAGCCGAGGAAGATCTTCTCGAGCGTGGGCTCGCGCACGTCGAGGCGCACGACGTCGGCCTCCCCCAGCGCCCG
This region of Geodermatophilus bullaregiensis genomic DNA includes:
- the moeZ gene encoding adenylyltransferase/sulfurtransferase MoeZ, which encodes MSLPPLVEPAADLSIDEVRRYSRHLIIPDVGMDGQKRLKNAKVLAVGAGGLGSPVLMYLAAAGVGTLGIVEFDVVDESNLQRQIIHGQSDVGRSKAESARDSIEEINPLVDVRLHETRLDSDNVLEIFGEYDLIVDGTDNFATRYLVNDACVLLGKPYVWGSIYRFDGQVSVFWNEHGPNYRDLYPVPPPPGMVPSCAEGGVLGVLCATVGAIQATEAVKLITGIGETLLGRLMVYDALEMTFRTIKVRKDPEGEPITGLIDYEAFCGVVSVEAQEAAAGSTITVDELKDMMDAGKDFELIDVREPNEYEIVSIPGATLIPKDEILSGRALSQLPQDRPIVLHCKTGVRSAEVLAAVKNAGFRDAVHVQGGVTAWATRIDKTLPTY